Part of the Aggregatilinea lenta genome, TATTTCGTTCGGGACCGGCTACGTGCCGCCCGACGTCTACCGGCGCACGTACGGCAGCGCGGCGAAGTGGTGGGCGCTGGACTGGGCAGCGCACGTCACGGATCTGTTCATCGAGGACGCCATCCGCGAGCAGACGCGCAACATCCCGGCCTACTACCCCGGCATCGACCTGCGGCGCTATCAGGTCGAGCTGGACCGGGTGGTCCGCGCGGACGACTTCGAGCTGATCGACACGGTACTGGACGAAAAGGGACGCCAGATGCAGGACATCGTGCGGGAGGACGCCCACGTGCTGCGCACCGCGCCCGCCGTGCAGCGTGACGATCACGACCCGGAGCGGGTCTTGAACGCTGCCACCGCGCGCATGATCCGGCGCAGACCGGGGCAAAACTGAATTGCTAAATAACCTTTATCAACCTGGGGCAAACCACTAGCCCGGCCTTAAACTGCCTTTAACCTTTCATGTTTAACTTATCGCATGCTATACTGATAGCAAATTGCCTGTTTCGTTCAACATGCACAATAAGAGAGGGAAAAACAGGATGAAGCGATTAGTGTTCTTGTCCCTCGTGGCGATGCTCGTGATGGCAGCTCTGCTGCCTGCCGCGGGTGCTGCGACTGCTCAGGACGAACCCATCGAAATTAACGCGTGGGTCGCGTTCTCCGACTACCGGCTGGATTGGGCAACCGAGGTTGCCGCAGCCTTCAACGCCGAGTACCCACAGTACAACGTGGTCGTCACCGGCGGCTACACCTATGAAGAATTGTTCGCCCAGGTCACCGTCGCCGCCGAGCAGGACGAGCTGCCCGCAATCGTCCAGTTCTTCGAGGCCGGGACGCAGGACGCGCGTGACAGCGGCTTGTTCAAGTCCATTCAGACTGCCCTCGGCGACCGTACCGAGGTCAATGGCATTCCGACCAACTTTGACGACATCGTTGGCCCCGTGCGCGCCTACTATTCGCTTGACGGTGAATTCACCTCGATGCCCTGGAACGCCTCGTCGGCGCTCATGTTCAACAACATGACCATCCTCAACGCCGCCGGCATCGAAGAGCCGCCCCAGACCTGGGCCGATGTGGACGCTGCCTGCGAAGCCGTCATGGCGATGGACAGCGCGCCCGAATACTGCTTCACCTTCCCCAATCACGGATGGTTCTTCGAGCAGTGGCTGGCGCAGCAGGACGGGCTGTTCGTGAACAACGACAATGGCCGTTCCGCCCGCGCAACCGAAGTCGCCTTCAACAGCGACGCCGGTGTGGCAGTCCTCAACTGGCTGAACGACATGTACGACAAGGGCTACCTGTACTACAGCGGCGCGCAGGGCGGCGACTCGTGGGGCACGGTGGACCAGGCCTACCAGACGCAGCAGGTTGCGATGGCCGCGTACAGCAGCTCCGACACCACGCTATACACCAACCTGGGCATCGAAAACGGCTTCGAGACAGTCGCGTCGTACCTGCCCTACAATCAGGAAACCGGCTGGACCGGCAACCTGATCGGTGGCGCGACGCTGTGGCTGACCGATGGCCTCGAACCTGAGGTGGAAGACGGCGCGCTGTCCTTCATGCTTTACATGGCCAACACCGAAAACGCGGCGTCCTGGCACAAGCTGACCGGCTACATCGCCATCCGCGAGAGCGCCAACGATCTGTTGGAAGCCGAAGGTTGGTTCGAGGAAAACCCGAACCAGACCGTCGCCGCCGACGAGCTGTCGAACACCGAGATCACCCCGGCGACCAGCGGCGCGCTGGTGGGCGGCTTCCCGGCCATCCGTAATGTCGTGACCGCCGCGATCGACCGCGTGCTGCTCACCGACGACGATCCGGCGACCGTGCTCGACGAAGCGGCGGCGGAAGCCAACACGATCATCGAAGAGTACAACCTGCTGAACGCGCCGGAATAGACCGGCACGACAGCCCGGTTTGAAGGTCATGAGGGGCGGCGAGTTCGCCGCCCCTCTTTCCTGTTCTCGCATCCGACAACAGACTTAAACGAGAAAGATATGGCATGATGGTTGTCTCACCGGTGCTCCTGAGTCTGGCCGCTGCCGTCATCGGTGGCGCCGTGCTGGGGCTGATGTTCCAGCGTCTTCGAGGATCGATGCTGCTGGGCACCGCCCTCGGTGCCGTCGCCGGGGCGGCTGGCTCGCTGCTGTTCATGCTTCCGCTCGACTACTGCACATTTGAGGCCGAGCGCGAAACCATCGACCGGATCTTCGGCTACGGCCTGATCGGGGTCGGCATGGCCGTCGTCATCGCGCCCATCGCGTGGATCAGCGCGCGGGTGCTGCGCGGCCACAGCCTGATTTCGGCCACCTCGCAGCCGACGCAGGGCACATTCAAGCATGGCTGGATGGCCTTTCCGCTGCTGGCCCCCACCCTGATCGTCCTGCTGGGTTTTCTATACTACCCGTCGCTGGAGACGCTGCGCCTCTCGACCCGTCTGGCGCGCATGGGCGCGCGGCGTGAAGTGTTCATCTGCGTGGATAACTTCACCCGGCTGGTCAACGACGCGTCCTACTGGGACATCATCGGGCGCACGATGTACATCTCGATCCTGATCGTCGTGATCAGCATGGCGCTCTCGCTGCTGATCGCCACGATGGCGTACCTGCCGGTCAAATGGGCCTCGTTCTACCGCGTGATGCTGGTCTGGCCCTACGCGATCTCTCCGGCGGTGGCAGGCATTATCTTCTTGCTGATGTTCAACCCCAGCGGCGGCATTATCAACCACTTCCTGGGCGACTGGTTTGGCATCAAACCCGGCTGGCTCAACGATCCCAGCGTCGCGCCCTGGACGGTCATCCTCGCCAGCGTGTGGAAGTCGATGGGCTTCAACATCCTGTTCTACATTGCCGGGCTACAAAACGTGCCCAAAGACCTGCTCGAAGCCGGTTCCATCGACGGCGCGGGCGTGTTGAGACGCTTCTGGCATATTGTGTGGCCGCTGCTATCGCCCACGACCTTTTTCCTGATCATCACCAATATGACGTACGCGTTCTTCGAAACCTTCGCCACCATCGACTACCTGACGCCCGGTGGCGGCCCGCTGCAATCCACGACCACCATGATGTACCGGGTGATCCAGCTCGGCGTGGACAACAACGACCTGGGCAAAGCGGCGGCGCAGTCCATCGTGCTGTTCCTGATGGTGATCGGCATGACGCTCGTCACCTTCCGCACCAACGGCACCAAAGTCACTTACGGAGTGTAGCCAGTGGCAAGCATCTCTCAAGATACCCCTCAGGTTCGCACGCGCACGCTGTCCGCCCGGCTCCGCAGCCGCCTGCCTCAGCGCTGGTACGCGCATATCATCCTGTGGATTTCCTGCATCATCCTGGGCATCCCGGTGTTCTACGCGATCATCGTCGCCACGCAGAGCAACGGCGAGGTCTTCCGCTACCAGTTCACGCTCGGCAGCGCGTTCTCCGACAATTGGCACATGGCCTTCGCGCAGCGCCACCTGCACGACTACATGGTCAACAGCCTGATCATGACGGCGGTGATTACCATCGGCAAAACCATCACCGCGCTGCTGGCCGGGCTGGCGTTCGTGTACTTCCGGTTCCCCGGCAAGTGGTTGATCTTCGGCTTTGTGCTGATCACGCTGATGATGCCGACCGAGGTGTTGATCATCGCGCTGTTCCGGCTGATCAATAATCTCAATTGGGACAATACGTATCTGGCGCTGACCGTGCCGTTCCTCGCCAGCGCGACGGGCGCGTTTTTGTTCCGGCAGCACTTCGCCAGCCTGCCACCGGAGTTATCCGAGGCGGCCCAGTTGGACGGCGCGAATCCGCTCCAGTTTCTGATTCGCGTGCTGGTCCCGATGAGCTGGAACACGATCGGCGCAATGGTGGTGGTGCAGTGCATCTACGCCTGGAACATGTACACGTGGCCGAACATGATCATCTCCGACCAGCGGCTGGACGTAGTACAGGTCGGCATCGGGACGCTGCGCGCCGGGGACAGCGCGATCCAGTACGGTCCGCTGATGCTGGGCGCGGTGATCGCCAGCCTGCCGCCGGTGATCGTGTTCATCCTGCTGCAGAAGCAGTTCATGAGCGGCTTCTCGCTGACAGTGGACAAGTAGCCGTTGGAGATTGGGGACTAGGGAATAGGGAAGAACAAGAGCCTCAATCTTAACGAGAGTTCTGTAGGGGCGGGTCTGTGACCCGCCCCTTTCGTTGCCTTTCTGCTACGCACAGCATCAGATCGCGCAGGGGCGTATAGTCCAATCTACGCTACGAATCCTACCAATGAGGCCAACATGAAACAGAACAAGTACGACGACCCGGCGTTTTTCGACAAATACAGCCAGATGCCCCGCTCCGTTCACGGACTTGCAGGGGCTGGAGAGTGGAAAACGCTCGAAAAGATGCTGCCGGATTTCAACGGCAAGCGCGTGCTGGATTTGGGGTGTGGCTACGGCTGGCACTGCCAATACGCGCTGGCCCACGGGGCTGCCGCCGTCGTTGGCGTCGACATTTCGACGAAGATGCTGGACGTTGCGCGCGAAAAGACGCCAGAGAAGATCGCGTATATCTGCGCGCCCATCGAGGACGCGGAATTTCCCCCGGACGCTTTTGAAGTGGTGATCAGCTCGCTCGCATTTCACTATGTGGAAGATTTTGTGGGGGTTGCCAGGAAGGTCTTTAGCTGGCTGACGGGCGGCGGCGCATTCGTGTTCTCAGTGGAACACCCGGTCTTCACCGCCCAGGGGACACAGGACTGGGTCCGGGATACTGACGGAAACATCCTGCACTTTCCTGTTGACCATTACTTCTTCGAGGGCGCGCGGGAAACCAACTTCCTCGGAGAAAAAGTGACCAAGTACCACAGGACGCTTACCACATACGTCAACACCCTGCTTCAAACCGGATTTGACATCACGGGTGTTGTGGAGCCTCAGCCGCCCAAAGCTATGCTGGAGATCTATGAGGGTATGAAAGACGACCTTCGCCGCCCCATGATGCTGATTCTATCTGCCCACAAGCGCGCATAAACGCACGGGCATGCAGGTTGCTCGCGCAGCGTCTCGGTACACGGGGCGTATAGTACAATACGCCCCTACGAAACTCGCCCCTACAAAACCTGCGATTGTTTGCTCGTCCCCCTCTCCAACTTGATTGGGGGGTGAGGTCCGCTCGACAACCCGCCCGACCTACCCCGCCAGTAGCGCGCGAATGGCGGGCAGGGCGCGGCGCACAGCGTGCTCGCGATGCGTGACGAACGCGGCCTTCTGCTCGGCGGGCAGTTGGTGAATCCTCCCCAGCAGAACCCCCCACTCCGGCACAAAAAAGAGCGCCTCGAACGGGAAACCCTCGATGCGCAGTGCGTCGGGCTGCTCCTGGATCACGCCGCGCAGCGTGCCGTCGAACAGCGCCAGCGGCTCGTCCGGCAGGCCGATCGCGATCACCGTGCGGAACTGCGCGCCGCGCCGGTCCAGCGGCACGCGCGCTAGCTTCGCCAGGCATAAATCGATGATCTCCTGATCGGTCATCAGATAACCTGCCCATCGCCGCACGTGGATGCCCGGCTCGCCGCCCAACGCGTCGATTTCCAGACCGGTGTCGTCGGCCATCACGACGAGGTCGGTGCGACCCTGCGCCGCCAGCGCGTCGAGGTATCCTCGGGCCTTGAGCCGTGCGTTCTCTTCGAGCGTGGTGCCGTCTTCGAGCACGTCGAGGTCCAGCCCGACGTCCTGCGGGGCGAGCAGGTCCAGGTCGAAGCGCTCCATCAGCGCGCGGATTTCCATGATCTTGCCGGGGTTCGAGGTGGCGTACAGCAGACGGCGGTTCATCGATGCTCCATTCCGGGTGCGCCGGGCGATCGGGCCTGGGAGGGGGGGTATATCGCCAACCAGTCCCAGAGGTCTATCGCCGCAGGCTGAGAATTCGGTTACTATTAGCTCAGGCCGATCAAGCGTGCACTTGTGCGGCCTGGAGAGGCTGTTGATTGTACCGCCGGACGGCGGATGCACACGTGTTTTGGGGTGTGTGGGTGTAATGTCTGTCTCAGGTGACATGCTGCTGCCCGCCACGATTGTCGTGGCCTATGCCGTGCTGCTCATCCTGCTGGCGGCCCGCGACCGGGCGGCTATCGGGATCGGCGCGCGGCGTTGGCTGGTTCCCGCGCTGTTCGTCGCGGGGGTCGGCACGGCGCTGCATCTGATCCCCCACGACACGCACCTGAACGTCCCCTACGACATGCTGTTCCCCGGCGATTTGACCCCGCCTGCCGCCGCCGTGCTGCTGGTCGATTTGATGCTGGTGCTCTACGGCTGCCAGACGCTGCGCTACTTACATTACCGCTCGGTGATGGTGTGGCTGCTGGCCGGAAGCATCTGGTGGGCAGCGCAGGCCGTGATGCTAAGCAGCAACCCGGCGCTGGCCGTCGGGGAAGCGGGCTGGCTGGACGTGCTGCTCGATCCCATCACCTCGACCGGGGCGCTGCTGGCGGGCGGCTGGATCGCCGGCGTGTTGTGGATGCTCGGCGCGGCGCTGATCGCGTTCTACCGCGCGCACTTGCCGGAAGTCGCCAACCGCGCGCTCTTCTGGGCGATCACCGTGCCGATGGTCTGGATCGGGGCGGTCATGGGGACCAGCGGCGAATCGATCTTCGCCAAATTCGGCTGGATGATCCAGTTCGCCGGGCTGCTCGGCGCCGCGTACAGCGTGATGGCCCGCCGCGTGATCAGCATCCGGCACACGCTGCGCTGGACCGTCGCGCTGCTGATGATGATCGTCACCACGACGCTGTTCTTCTTCGGTCTGGTCATGATCGGCGTGCAGTTGGAACAGGACGACAGCGCCCGCCCCACCTTTATCGCCGTGCTGGCCATCGCGCTGGCGATCTTCTTCCTGGCGCTGCAAGCCTTCCAGCAGTTCATCACGCGCGTATGGAGCACCTCCGGCGAGGGGCTGCCGCCCCTGCTGCGCCGCTACAGCGAGGAAATCGCGGGCATCGTGGACCTGGACGCGCTGCTCAACGTCACGGTGCGCACGGTCAGCTACGTGCTGCGCGCGCGGCGCGGCGGCGTGATCCTGGTCAGCGGCGAGGATGCCGAGGGTCTGATGCTGGAAACGCCCGCACAAAACGCCGGGGATCTGCCTGCCGCCACGGCCAAACTCAAGTTCGACAGCCCGATCGTGCGCACGCTGCTCGACCGCCGCGCGCCCCTGCTCCAGTACGACCTCGACTTCGACCGGATCTACAGTACCGCCGATTCCGCCGAGCGCGCCTTTTTCCAAACGCTGCGCATGAGTGTGTACGCGCCGGTCTTCGTCCAGGGGCATCTGGTCGGGCTGGTATGCTGCGGCGCGAAGACGTCCGACGAGGCGTTCTCCCGGCGCGACCTCGAAGTGCTGATGACCATCGCCAATCAGGTCGGTTTTGCGCTGCGTAACGCGCGGCTGGTAGACGATTTGCGCCGCCGCGAGGCCGAGCAGGCCCAACTCAACCGCGCGCTGTCCACCACCACCGATCAGCTCGAAAAGCTCGACGGCGTCAAGACCGACTTCATCACCGTCGCCAGTCACGAGCTGCGCACGCCCCTGGCCCAGATTCGCGGCTACACGGACATCCTCGAAGCCATGAACGAAGACGGCTCGCTGGACGAGGATCAGGTCCTGGGCATGACCGGGTCGCTGCGCAAGGCCGCCGACCGCCTCGAAAACCTGATCAGCGCCATGCTCGACGTCAGCCAGATCGACGTGAACGCGATGGACCTCGCCTTCAACGAGATCACGGTCGAATCGATCATGCGCATGGCGATCGAGCCGCTGACCGAATCGATCCGCCACCGCAAGCTGATGCTGTCCGCGCGCGGGCTGCGCCACCTGCCGCCCATCCAGGCGGACCATCAGCGGCTGGTGCAGGCCTTCCGCAACGTGGTGCTCAACGCGATCAAGTACACGCCCGACGGGGGCCGCATCGACATCACCGGGCGGCTCGAAAGCGACGAGATCATCGTCCAGGTGAAGGACTCCGGTATCGGCATCGACACCAGCGACCAGGAGTTGATCTTCAAGAAATTCTTCCGCGTGCAGGACCCCAAGCTGCACTCGACGGGCGCGACCAAGTTCATGGGCGGCGGGCCGGGCCTGGGCCTGACCATCGCGCGCGGCGTGATCGAGGGCCACGGCGGGCGGATCTGGGTCGAAAGTGCTGGCTGCGACGCCGACACGCTGCCGGGCAGCACCTTCTTCATCGCGCTGCCGCTGCATCCCCCAACCGGGACGCGGCGCGTGCTGCCGTTCGAGGTAGCAGGGCAAAGCGGCCAGCTCGTCGTGTCCAGCCCGCCCGCGCACACCTTTGACGATACGTTGGTTGGCAGCCATACGCCGCCGCAGCCGCTGCCTGCCGTGCGACCGGCGTCCCACGAAGGCCGAATCCCATGATTAAGACGCTCGTGTTCGACTGGGGCGAAACGCTCATGCGTGAGCTGCCCGACTTCCCCGGCAAGCTGATCGACGCGCCGGAGGTGTTCGCCATGCCGGGCATCGCGGCGGCGCTGGCCGCGCTCCAGCCGCAGTACATGCTCATCGTCGCCTCGAACGCGGACATCTCCACGCCAGACGACGTGCGCGGCGCGTTGCGGCGCGTCGATCTGGACGCCTATTTCACGCAGTTCCATACCTCGGCGGTGCTCGGCGTCAGCAAGCCCGATCCGGCCTTTTTCGCCGCCGTGCTCGACGCGGCAGGCTGCGCGCCCAGCGAGGCAGTCATGATCGGGGATACGTTCGGCACGGACGTGCTCGGCGCGAAGCGCGCGGGCCTGCACGCCGTGTGGTACAACGTGCGCGGCGAGGCCATCCCGCCCGGCAGCCCCGTCCGGCCCGACGCGACGATCGCCGCTCTGGCCGATCTGCCCGCCGCGATCCGGGCGCTGGATGGCGGCAGTTAGAAGGCAAAACAAAAGCCGCAGTAAAAACCGGGCGGCACAAGTCCTCAACGTGACACGGTTTGCTCTCCTCTCCAGCCCAGACTGGCGAGGGGCCGGGGGTGAGGTCTCCACGAGAACCGAACAGCCCCAGCCATCCCCAATAACCCGCCTTCGCTCACCTTTCTCCCGCGTGCCGATCCGCCGTGTCCTTGCTACAACCTGAAGCACAGGCGTTTATTGTGGCAGATGTAGAGGGGTTGATGATGAACAAGGTTTACCGGAAATATATGCTTGCGGCGGGCGTACTGGCGCTGCTGTGGGGACCGCTGCCCGGCGCGTCGATCGTGCTGGGCGCGCTGGAAATCGTCATGATCCGCGACATTGCGCGGCGACACGGTCACAAGCTGTCCTTCCGCGAGGCGCTGCAGGCGGGCGGCACGATCTTTTCCGCAGGCGAGACGTTCAGCCTCGCGGCGCTGGAACTATCGACATTCGTACCCGTGCTGGGCTGGTGGGTGGCGAAACCGGCGGTGGCGGTGAGCGTGGTCTATGGCATGGGGCGGCTGGCGGACAGCTACTTCAGCGGGCGCGGCAAGGACAGGCTCGACGCGGCGGGCAAGTTCCTGCCCCGCCGGATTTTCAGCCGCTGACGAATTCGAACCGCATGCTTTCGGTTCCGGTTCTGGTATCATAGGACGCACTAGCCGATACCCATGCACCGGAATCGATTGATCTATGAACAAC contains:
- a CDS encoding class I SAM-dependent methyltransferase, producing the protein MKQNKYDDPAFFDKYSQMPRSVHGLAGAGEWKTLEKMLPDFNGKRVLDLGCGYGWHCQYALAHGAAAVVGVDISTKMLDVAREKTPEKIAYICAPIEDAEFPPDAFEVVISSLAFHYVEDFVGVARKVFSWLTGGGAFVFSVEHPVFTAQGTQDWVRDTDGNILHFPVDHYFFEGARETNFLGEKVTKYHRTLTTYVNTLLQTGFDITGVVEPQPPKAMLEIYEGMKDDLRRPMMLILSAHKRA
- a CDS encoding extracellular solute-binding protein, translating into MKRLVFLSLVAMLVMAALLPAAGAATAQDEPIEINAWVAFSDYRLDWATEVAAAFNAEYPQYNVVVTGGYTYEELFAQVTVAAEQDELPAIVQFFEAGTQDARDSGLFKSIQTALGDRTEVNGIPTNFDDIVGPVRAYYSLDGEFTSMPWNASSALMFNNMTILNAAGIEEPPQTWADVDAACEAVMAMDSAPEYCFTFPNHGWFFEQWLAQQDGLFVNNDNGRSARATEVAFNSDAGVAVLNWLNDMYDKGYLYYSGAQGGDSWGTVDQAYQTQQVAMAAYSSSDTTLYTNLGIENGFETVASYLPYNQETGWTGNLIGGATLWLTDGLEPEVEDGALSFMLYMANTENAASWHKLTGYIAIRESANDLLEAEGWFEENPNQTVAADELSNTEITPATSGALVGGFPAIRNVVTAAIDRVLLTDDDPATVLDEAAAEANTIIEEYNLLNAPE
- a CDS encoding non-canonical purine NTP pyrophosphatase codes for the protein MNRRLLYATSNPGKIMEIRALMERFDLDLLAPQDVGLDLDVLEDGTTLEENARLKARGYLDALAAQGRTDLVVMADDTGLEIDALGGEPGIHVRRWAGYLMTDQEIIDLCLAKLARVPLDRRGAQFRTVIAIGLPDEPLALFDGTLRGVIQEQPDALRIEGFPFEALFFVPEWGVLLGRIHQLPAEQKAAFVTHREHAVRRALPAIRALLAG
- a CDS encoding carbohydrate ABC transporter permease; this encodes MASISQDTPQVRTRTLSARLRSRLPQRWYAHIILWISCIILGIPVFYAIIVATQSNGEVFRYQFTLGSAFSDNWHMAFAQRHLHDYMVNSLIMTAVITIGKTITALLAGLAFVYFRFPGKWLIFGFVLITLMMPTEVLIIALFRLINNLNWDNTYLALTVPFLASATGAFLFRQHFASLPPELSEAAQLDGANPLQFLIRVLVPMSWNTIGAMVVVQCIYAWNMYTWPNMIISDQRLDVVQVGIGTLRAGDSAIQYGPLMLGAVIASLPPVIVFILLQKQFMSGFSLTVDK
- a CDS encoding sensor histidine kinase; this encodes MSVSGDMLLPATIVVAYAVLLILLAARDRAAIGIGARRWLVPALFVAGVGTALHLIPHDTHLNVPYDMLFPGDLTPPAAAVLLVDLMLVLYGCQTLRYLHYRSVMVWLLAGSIWWAAQAVMLSSNPALAVGEAGWLDVLLDPITSTGALLAGGWIAGVLWMLGAALIAFYRAHLPEVANRALFWAITVPMVWIGAVMGTSGESIFAKFGWMIQFAGLLGAAYSVMARRVISIRHTLRWTVALLMMIVTTTLFFFGLVMIGVQLEQDDSARPTFIAVLAIALAIFFLALQAFQQFITRVWSTSGEGLPPLLRRYSEEIAGIVDLDALLNVTVRTVSYVLRARRGGVILVSGEDAEGLMLETPAQNAGDLPAATAKLKFDSPIVRTLLDRRAPLLQYDLDFDRIYSTADSAERAFFQTLRMSVYAPVFVQGHLVGLVCCGAKTSDEAFSRRDLEVLMTIANQVGFALRNARLVDDLRRREAEQAQLNRALSTTTDQLEKLDGVKTDFITVASHELRTPLAQIRGYTDILEAMNEDGSLDEDQVLGMTGSLRKAADRLENLISAMLDVSQIDVNAMDLAFNEITVESIMRMAIEPLTESIRHRKLMLSARGLRHLPPIQADHQRLVQAFRNVVLNAIKYTPDGGRIDITGRLESDEIIVQVKDSGIGIDTSDQELIFKKFFRVQDPKLHSTGATKFMGGGPGLGLTIARGVIEGHGGRIWVESAGCDADTLPGSTFFIALPLHPPTGTRRVLPFEVAGQSGQLVVSSPPAHTFDDTLVGSHTPPQPLPAVRPASHEGRIP
- a CDS encoding carbohydrate ABC transporter permease, coding for MMVVSPVLLSLAAAVIGGAVLGLMFQRLRGSMLLGTALGAVAGAAGSLLFMLPLDYCTFEAERETIDRIFGYGLIGVGMAVVIAPIAWISARVLRGHSLISATSQPTQGTFKHGWMAFPLLAPTLIVLLGFLYYPSLETLRLSTRLARMGARREVFICVDNFTRLVNDASYWDIIGRTMYISILIVVISMALSLLIATMAYLPVKWASFYRVMLVWPYAISPAVAGIIFLLMFNPSGGIINHFLGDWFGIKPGWLNDPSVAPWTVILASVWKSMGFNILFYIAGLQNVPKDLLEAGSIDGAGVLRRFWHIVWPLLSPTTFFLIITNMTYAFFETFATIDYLTPGGGPLQSTTTMMYRVIQLGVDNNDLGKAAAQSIVLFLMVIGMTLVTFRTNGTKVTYGV
- a CDS encoding HAD family hydrolase encodes the protein MIKTLVFDWGETLMRELPDFPGKLIDAPEVFAMPGIAAALAALQPQYMLIVASNADISTPDDVRGALRRVDLDAYFTQFHTSAVLGVSKPDPAFFAAVLDAAGCAPSEAVMIGDTFGTDVLGAKRAGLHAVWYNVRGEAIPPGSPVRPDATIAALADLPAAIRALDGGS